Below is a genomic region from Halorussus caseinilyticus.
CGCACGAGGTTGTCTACCTCCGGGTCCACGCGGTAGTCCTCCGCGCCGAAGTGGTGGGTGAGTCCGCCGTCCTGCGGGTCCATGTCGATGACGAGAGCGTCCTGACCGCGGCGGGCGTGCGCCGCCGCGAGGTTGACCGAGTGGGTCGTCTTGCCGACCCCGCCCGCTTCGCTCTAGACGGTGTACGAAATCATCGACTGGTGGGTCACACCCGGCGCATAAAAATCTCCGTCAGACGAATCAGTCAGACTGAACAGTGACACTAATCAGTAACACTATCTAGTAATACTGACCAATAATACTGTCTAGTAACACTGGTGGACGGTAGAGACCGAGTGAGTCGTCCCCCGTTCCGCCCGCGGGTACCGCGAAGGGCATGATTTATGCCTCGTATCTCTGAAAAGCCAGTGTGAGAAACGTATCGAATCGGGAAATTATCGTGACTCTTGTCGTGTTGAGCCTCGGACTTTCGGCGGGAGTCACGATTGTCGCCGGGAGTAGCGACCTGATGTACGTCGAAGACGACATCTCCGAAGATACGACGTGGACGGCGGCGGGCGGTCCCTACCGAATCGCCGCGGACGTGACCGTCGAGAAGGGGACCACGCTCCGCATCGAACCCGGAGCGGTCGTCCAGTCCGCCGAGGACATCACGATTGCTGTCGAGGGGAACCTGACCGCCGAGGGAACTGCGAGCGAACCCGTCACGTTCACCACCGCGCCGCAGGCACCCGCGGAGATTCGCTGGGCGTCCATCGAGTACGACGGCGCGTCGGACTCCCGACTCTCGCTGTCGCACGTCACGATAGAGCGAGCGACGAACGGAATCACCGTCGCCAGCGGTGCCGGAAAAATCGCACTCTCCGAGACGACGGTCCGAAACGTCGAGCGGAACGGGATTCGCGTCGCCGACACGTCGAACACGCCGAAGATTACGGTCGAAGACTCGGCGTTCGCCGAAATCGGCGAGCGAGCGGTCGCACTGACCCCCGGCACGGGGACCGTCCGCGAATCGGACGTGGCCGCCCAGTCGAACGACCTCGGCGAGCAGACGATGCACAGAGCCACGGCGACGTTCGTCGCCGACGTGACGATGGACTCGTTCCGAGTCGGCTACCGCGGGCACGGAAACGCAAGCGGAGTGAAACGTGGGTCCATCAAGCGCCTCGGTATCGACACCGACGGCGACGAGCGAGTGGACCGGTCGCTGAAACCGGCGGTCCGAACCGTCGGCCATCCGGGAAGCAACGCCTTCCGAATCCGGTTCAACCGCTCGGTCACGGTTCCGGCGGGAGCCACGCTGGTCGCAATCTACGGCGGCGTGACCAACCCGGAAACCTACGGCACGTACCCGGTCGCGGTCAGTTTCGAGCGGGCGGGCGTCGAACAGACCGCGGGGACCCGGATTCCGTTCGACATCTACTCGTCGGCGGGCCAGCGATTCGGCAGTGAGGACGCGAAACCGAGTCGCACCGGACGACTCTCGATAACCGGCACCACCTTCGACGCCATCGGAGACCGAGGCGTGTTCGTCGCCGCGGACGCCGCCCGGCGGCTTCGAATCGCCGGGAACTCGTTCGCCGACGTGCGCGGAACCGCCGTCGCGGTCCGCGGCGAGCGAGTCGGTTCGGTCGTCCTCGACGGAAACGACATCTCCGCGCTCGGTGAGGAGGCCGACGGTCTCCGAGTCGCCACGCAGGAGGTCGAGAGCTTGGAAATCAGAGAAAACAACGTCTCGGGTGCCGACGCTGGCATCGCCTTCGTAGCGAGCAACCGCAACGTCGGCGGCGTGACCGTCGCCTCCAACACCGTCGCGCGAAGCACGACAGGTCTCCGCGTCCGACACGACGCCCGGTACTTCGACCAAGACGTGTCGCTGACGGTCCTGAACAACACGTTCGCGAACAACGCCCGGCGCGGCGTCTCGGTGGTCGCCGAGGACGCGCGACTCGCCGGGTTCGAGGTCCGAGGCAACCGGATTACGGCGAACGGCGAGGCTGGGATGGTGCTGGAAGGCCACCGGGTCGAGGAGAGTCGCATCGCGGACAACCGACTCGCCGAGAACCGCGGCGACGGACTCGCCATCTGGACGGACACCGTGATGCACAACGTCTCGGTGGCGGCGAACCGCGTTCTCGATAACGCGGGCGTCGGCCTGCGCTTCGATAGCCAGCTGACCCACGCCGGACGACTCTCCGTGACCGAGAACGTCGTGGCCGCGAACGCCTACGGCGTCCGCGTCTCGGGGTCGCTCGGTGCGCGAATCCTCGACAACACCGTCGTCCACAACACCTACGGCGACGGTCCGCCGGTCGGCTCCCCCGGCTACCGGCCCGGAACCGGAATCGTGGTCGAAGAGGGTGACGCTGGCGCAATCTTCGAGGCCGGGAGCGTGGACCCGCGACTCGCAGAGCTAATCGACGAGCGGATGGTCGAGTTCAGTCTCGAACGGAGACCCGGCGACGACTACACGGTCGTCCTCAGACCCGACGAGGGTGCCCACATCCGGCGGGGCGACGACAGCGCGCTGGCAGTCGAGGCGCTCCCCGACGACATCCCGACCGGGGTCACGCTTGGGAAGGACGACGACCGGCGCTCGGGCGTCGTCGTCCGGGACAACGACGTGTACGGCCACGACCGAGGGATGGTGGTGAACGTCAGCGGACTCGTCGACGTGAACTCGACGACCCGCCTGCTCGTCAACACGACCCGGACCGTCGTCGCCGAGCGAAACTACTGGGGCGCACCCGACGGCCCGACACACGCGTCGATTCACCCGGAGGGGACCGGCGACCTCGTCGTGACGCGCCGCGGGTGGGTCGATTTCGTCCCGATGGCGTCGTCGCCGTTCGGACCGCGGCGTCACCGTCCGACGGCGAACCTCACCGTCTCGCCGCGACCCGCGGTAGTCGGCGAGCGAGTCCGCCTCTCCGGTGTCGAGTCGAGCGACGCCGACGGACGCGTCGCGTCCTATCGGTTCGTCGTCGGCGGCGAGCGACGGACCGTCGCGGAACCCGCCGTCTCCGCCTCGTTCGAGACGAACGGCACGGAGACGGTTTCCCTACTCGTGGAAGACGAGATGGGGGTCGAGAGCGAAGCGCCCGCGACGGTCACGGTGAACGTGCAGAACGCGACGGCAACGAACGAAACGGCAACGAACGAAACGACCGCGAACGCGACGACGCAAGCCAGCGAGACGGAAACTGACCGGCAGACGACGCTCTCGGCCAGCGCGGACAGCGGTTTCGTCCCCGGTCTGACCGTCTTCACGACTCCCGGCGGACTCGTCGGACTCGTGTTCTACCTCGCGGCGCTGGTTCTGGGCGCGTACGCCGCCGTCCAGACGGTCCGGGACGAACCGATTCCCGTCGAGGGGATGACCATCAACGGTCTCGCGGGGGCCGGTGTCCTCGTCTGGGCCGGGTTCGGACTGGTCGGCACCGACGGACTCCTCGCGGTCGGTGTCGGCGGTGCGGTCCTCTGGGCCGGTCTCGTCGGCGTCCTCTGGGCAGTGACACAGCGGTTGTAGCAGAAGCGCGGCGGCTCGGAGAAATCGAACCGACCGGATGCGGTCGGTCTAGTCGTCGGAAATCGGTTCGCTGTTCGGCGACTCTTCGAGGAACTGGTCGGTGCCGAAACTCTGGAAGCGCGACCCGCCGTTGACCGAGTACTCCTCGCGTCCGAGGAGTTGGTTGACGATGAGAGCGTTCCGGTACGCGCCCAGCGAGAGGTCCGCGATGTTGAAGCCGTGGGCGTGCAGTGCGCCGTTCTGGACGAAGAGCGTCCCGTCGAGTCCGTCGGTTTCGACGGTGTAGTCGCGGTCGACTTGGAACTGGTCGTCTTCGGTGAACTCGATGCTGGACTCGATGGGGTCCAAGAACTCGGGGGTCGGGCGGTGGTAGCCCGTCGCCAGAATCACGACTTCGCTGTCGTGCTGGAACCGCTCTTTTTCTTCCCACTGGTTGCAGGTGAGTCGGTACCGCCCGTCGTCTCTCGCCTCGATGTCCTCGACTTCGGTCTTCGAGAGCATGCCGATGTCGGGGTCGCCGTGAATCGAACGCCGGTAGAGGGTGTCGAAGATGGCCGCACTCGTCGAGGGCGAGATGCCCTTGTACAGCAGGTCTTGCTGTGCAACCCGGTCGTCGCTCGTCTCCTTGGGCAGGTCGTAGAAGTACTCGATGTAGTCGGGCGTCCGCAGTTCGCGCGTCAGTTTCGACGGGTCGACCGGGTAGAATCCGTCGGAGCGAGTCAACCAGTCGAGTCGGTAGTCGGCCTTCTCCTGTCGCTTCAGCAGGTCGTGGAAAATCTCGGCCGAACTCTGTCCCGACCCGACGACGGTAATCGAATCGGCTTCGAGACAGCGTTCGCGCTGGTCCAGATACAGCGACGTGTGGAAAACGTCGTCGCTCGGGTGTCCGCGGAGGCTTTCGGGGACGAACGGACGCGACCCGACGCCGAGAGCGATGTCGTCGCACCGATGCTTGGTTTCCTCGCCGGTCTCGGGGTCTCGGGCCTTGACCATGAAGTTGCCGTCGCCGGTGTCGTAGACCGACTCGACGCGCCGATTGAACTGGCAACTATCGAGACGGGTCGAGACCCACTTACAGTACTTGTCGTACTCTCTGCGCGGGATGTGGAAGTTCTCGTAGTTGAAGAACTCCCAGAATCGGTCGTGCTTGCGGAGGTAGTTCAGGAAACTGTGTGGGTTCGTCGGGTCGGCGGGCGTCACGAGGTCACCGATAAACGAACTCTGGAGCGCCGACCCCTCGATGAGCATGTCGCCGTGCCAACTGAACTCCGACTTCTGTTCGAGGAATAACGCGTCGATTTCCTCGTCAGTCCCGTCGATAAGCGCCGCTAAGCTGAGATTGAACGGACCAAGCCCAATCCCGATAACATCGTAACTGCTGGAGTTCATGTGTTTGACCACACTACACTATGCATAAATAATCTACGGATTGAACTAATTTTTATTCTATATTTTTGTTGTGATAGCAACCGAGCGACCGTTTTAGCGCTCGTATCCGCCACTATCGGGACTGCGAGACTATCTGATTATCGCGCGTCGGGAAAGTCCGGACCGCGGACCGGCGGCGCTTACAGATTGAGCAGTTCGCGCGGGTTGTCCTGCGCAATTTTGCGCTTCTGCTCGGTGGTAAGTCCTTCGTGGTCGAACACCGACGCCGGAGCGTCGAAGTCCATGTGGGGGTAGTCCGTGGCGAGGACCAACTGGTCTTCGAGGTCGTTCATCTCGATGATGGTCTGGAGGTCCTCGGGCTTTCGGGGTTGCTCTTCGAGCGGTTGGAGTCCGTAGTAGAAGTCGCTCAGGTACTCGCTCGGCAGTTTGTTCATCTCGGGCGCGTCCGAGGGCCGTTCGATGTACTCGCGGTCCATCCGGGTGCGGAGGAACTGAATCCACGAGACGCCCGCTTCGAGGAAACACCAGTCGATGTCGTAGCGTTCCGGAATCCCTCGAGCGATGATGCTCGTCGCGTGCCACATCTTCGCCATCGGGTGGGTCAGCGTGTGGTACTCCATGAACGTCTCCACGTTGAGGTCACGGGTCGGAAACGCCGGGTACAGTCCGCTACCGCTGTGGAGGAAAATCGGGAGGTCCTGATTCTCGGCCGCCTCGTACATCGGTTCGTACTGCTGGTGGCCGAGCGGATACTGCGGGCCAACGTCTATCATGAAGATGCCCGCGACTCCGGGTTCGTCGCCGTACTCTTCGATGATGCGTGCGCTCTCTTTGGGATGCTCCGGAATTGCCAGTAGTTTGGCGAAGTTCTGGTTTTCGGGGTCGGCGAATCGCTCCACGAGGTACTCGTTGAGCGCCCACATGTAGTGGACTCGTTTCTCGGCGTTCGGAATCTGAGTGAGCTTGAACTGCCCCGGCGAGTACACGACGACATCGACGCCGAACTCCTTTCGCTTCTCCTCGTACTCCTCGGGGTTGGACACGGGATGTGGCGTCCACTGGATGCGCCCCCCGGCAGACCGGTCCCACCCGTCCCACGGAAGCGGTCCTCGTTCGGGATGAGCCATGTACCCCGCTTTTTCCCGCTCCCGAACGTCTTCGTCGAGATACGGGAACAGGTCCTTGTGCGTCGTCATCGAGTGCACTTCCGTATCGTAGACGGTGATGTCTTCAAGTTCCGAGTCCATAATTATATTGACTAGTAGACTGCACTAAAGTCTACCGGAGTTCAGCGAAAATAACCGTTCGATTCGACAGAAGGCTAGAGAATTTCTCCCGTACACAGACCGTCTAGCGAGCGTCGAGCGTCGGTTTCGATACGGGATGAACTTCGACAGAGCAATAATTTTTTCATCCCGTTGACTCAGGGTAGTAACATGGACGAATCATCGGCCGTGCCGGTAGGCGAGCGAGACGAGTTCGAAGACAGCGAGGGGCAAATAATCGACGTGGCGGGAACCGACGTGGCCGTTTTCCTCTCCGAAGGCGAACTGCACGCTATCGAGAACACGTGTCCTCATCAAGGAGGTCCGTTGGGCGACGGAAAAGTCGAGGGTGACAACGTGTACTGTCCGTGGCACGGATTCGAGTTCGACCTCACGACGGGCGAACACGCACACATGGACGACATGTGCGTCGAAACGTATCCCGTGTTCGTAGAGGACGAAACCGTGTACGTCGCCGTCGAGTAAACTCGACGGGACGAGCGACCGGTCGAAGCTACTCTTCGTACTCCGATTCGACGCGCGCGTCGAACGCGTCCCGAATCGTTTCGGTTGTCGCGCTACGCTCGAACTGTTGGCCGTCGAGACTCGAAACCGGACGGACTTCCCACGTCGTGTTCGTCAGGAAGGCGTCGTCGGCGTCACGCAAGTCATCGGGGGTGTAACTGTCGGTTTCGACCTCGATGCCCCGCTCTTCTGCCAGTTCGAGGACGACTTCCCGAGTGATGCCGGGGAGAACCGGCCCGTCGAGCGAGGGAGTCTTCAGCACACCGTCGGTACAGAAGAAGAGGTTGCTAGTGGCACCTTCGGTGACGTTCCCCGCTTGGTCGAGCATGAGCGTCTCGTCCGCGTCGGACTCGCTTCGGGCGAGGATTCCGTTGAGGTAGTTGTGCGTCTTGGCGGCCGACGGCACGGCCGAGTCGGGTATGCGAGTGGTCTCGACCGTCTCGACTTCGGCAGGCCCGTCCCAGACGGGTTCGCCCTTCCTACCGCTTCGAGGCAGTTCCGAGACGAGTATCACGAGCGTCGGGGAACTGTCGGCCGGTGGACTCAACTTTCCGGAGTGGACCCCGCGGGTGACAGAGAGTCTGACGTACGACTCCGAGAACCCGTTAGCCTCCAGCGTCTCCCGAATCGCCTGTCGAAGGTCCGCCGACCCGTAGTCGTGGTCGATACCCAAGAGGTCACAGGTGCGTTGCAGTCGGTCGTAGTGTCGGTCCCACTCGAACGGGTCCCCGTCGTACGCGCGAAGCGTCTCGAACGCCGCGTCCCCGTATTTGAATCCCCGGTCGTTTACCGACACGGTGGCTTCGCTCGCGGGAACTATCTCCCCATCGACGTAGTACAGTAACTCACTCATGATTAGATTCTCCCAGCTATACATTTATAGGCTCGTATGTCACTTGTATTTTACTTCTCGGCTCGGTTGTAGAAAAATTATCGGAGAATCGACTCCGCGTTACGGTTAGAGATAGTTAGAGTCAAGCCAGTTTTCTCTGAAAGTACGCTACCGATACGTGAGCGTAGTTTTTGAACGTATGTTTAGATACGGTCTTCTAAGTTTGTAAAATTCATCGGTAAAGTAGGAGCAGTTCAAAAATCTGCTCCGAGAGTAATGTTATTTTCGCAATCAATATCCAGATATGAAAACAATTATTATTGCTGTGCTTTAATTGATTCGATGAGTGCCGCGGCACTAGTGGTTTAAACACATGTCGGATAAAACATTTGCAGTTACGACCGAGAACGAATTCACCTCGTTGGCGGCTAGTCCAGACGAACCGGCCAGAATTCCGGTCGAAGTTCGGACGACAGTCGAAGACCCTTACGTCGCGTATCGAAACGCACGCGACGGTCCGGACGGAGTGTATCTCGAAACGACCGGAGAACAGGACGGTTGGGGGTACTTCGGCGTCGAACCGGAATACTGGGTCACGAACTCCAGCGACGAACCCGATAGTTTCGACCAACTCGATACCCTGTTAGACGACGAGCGACTCGTCCGTGGCGACTGCGACGTGCCGTATCCCTGCGGCGCGTTCGGGTGGCTTTCGTACGACATCGCCCGAGAGATAGAAGACCTCCCGGACACGACCGAAGACGACCGGAACCTCCCGCGGCTCCAGTTCGGCGTCTACGACTTAGTTACCGCGTGGGAGGACACGGGAGACGCCGACCGAACAGAACTGCGAGTTACGTGCTGTCCGGAGGTCAGTCCGGGCGACGACTTCGCATCGAGATACGCCACTGCGCGTAACCGCCTCGAAAACCACGTCGAGAAGATTCACAGCGGCGACTCGGGCGTAGAGCCACCGAAATCTGACAGTTCGGTTACGTTCGAGAGCGAGGCCGGGAAAGAAGAGTACGCCGACAGCGTTCGGAAGGTGAAACACTACATCCGAGAGGGCGACACGTTCCAAGGAAATATCTCTCAACGACTCTCCGGACCCGCCGCGGTCCATCCCGTCAAAGTGTTCGACGCCCTCCGCGAAGTGAACCCGGCACCGTACTCGGGGCTTCTGGAGTTCCCCGGTGTGGACCTAGTGAGTACCAGCCCCGAGTTGCTCCTCCACTGCGAGGGCGACCGACTTGTCACCGAACCGATTGCAGGCACCCGACCGCGCGGCGAGACGCCCGAAGAGGAGGAAGAACTCGAAGACGAATTGCTGTCGAGCGAGAAGGAACACGCCGAACACGCGATGCTCGTGGACCTCGAACGAAACGACCTCGGGAAAGTCGCCGAATACGGGTCCGTGGAAGTGACCGACTACAGGCGCATCGACCGCTACTCGGAGGTCATCCACACGGTTTCGGTTGTCGAAGGGACCCGCCGCCCGGAGAAGACGATTCCCGACTCTATCTGTGCCGTCTTCCCCGGCGGAACGATTACCGGCGCGCCGAAACCGCGAACGATGGAAATCATCGACGAGGTGGAATCGACCCGACGCGGCCCCTACACGGGGAGCATCGGTGTCATCGGGTTCGACGAGCGAGCGACCCTCAACATGACGATTCGGACGCTCGTTCGGCGACACGACAACTACTACCTCCGCGTCGGTGCGGGAATCGTTCACGACTCGGACCCGGTTTCGGAGTTCTACGAGACGCTGGACAAAGGGCGCGCGCTCATCAACGCCATCAGCGACGCCTTAGACGACGAAACCGAACTCGAACTCGAAGTGGGTGACGAACAATGATTCTGGTCATCGACAACTACGACTCGTTCGCGTACAACCTCGTGCAGTACATCGGTGAGTTCGCCGAAGAAATCGTCGTGCGAAGAAACGACGCCATCGATGTCGAAGAGATTCGAGAGATGGACCCGGACGGAATCGTCGTCTCTCCCGGACCCGGTACACCCCAAGACGCGGGCGTCTCCATCCCGATTTTCGAGGAGACGGAGATTCCCGCACTCGGCGTCTGTCTGGGCCACCAAGCTCTGTGTGCGGCGGAAGGCGCGTCGGTCGGCCACGCGCCCGAAGTCGTCCACGGGAAACCATCTCAAATCACCCACGACGGGAAGGGCATTTACGAGAACTTGGACGAGGTTATCCGCGTCGGCCGGTACCACTCGCTGGCGGTCGAAAACGGGTCGCTCCCCGACTCGCTCGAAGTGACGGGACAGACCGAAGGCGAGGAGGAAGACCGCATCGTGATGAGCGTCCGTCACGAGTCGAAACCCCACATCGGCATCCAGTACCACCCCGAGAGCATCCTGACCCCGCCCGGCAAGAGGTTGATACAGACCTTCTGCGAGAAGTGCCGTTCGGGTGCGTTCACCGGCTCGGAATAGTCGCTACCGGGTTCAGACGGGTTCGTGACAGACGTTACCCAGTACACCTCCCCAGGATATTTATTCGAGACGTTTCTTTTTACAGTTATAATTTTAGAGCGAATAATTTAAGTCGTCGAAATTTGTGGTATCAGATATGGTCGTAGGACCTGCCCACCACTACGGAGTCAACGTGTCCGACATCGAGCGTTCAATCGAATTCTATCGAGACGTTCTCGGACTGGAGTTGCTACGGGAGGAAAAGGAGCTGAGCGACCACCACGAAGAACTCCTCGGCGTGGAAGGAGTCGAGGGGACTTTCGCGGTTCTGGAAGGAAACGGGATGAAGTTCGAACTGAAGTCCATCGACAAGCCCTCGAACAAGAGCATCAACGCGATGCGGTCGCCCATCGACGTTGGTGACGACCACTTCTGCTGGGAAGTGGACGACATCGACGCGAAGTACGAGGAACTGACCGACAAGGGCGTCGAGTTCCTCGGCGAACCCAAGTCGGTCGGCACCGTCAAGTCGCGGGTCGCCTACTTCTACGACCCCGACGGAAACGTCCTCGAACTCGTCGAACCCGAGTAACGAGAATCGCCGCAAAGAGTTCTTCGAGAGGCGCGATTGGCCCATCTCTGTCTCTCATCTCTCCTATCGCTGTCCCGTGTTCTGTATCTCTGTTCTGTGTTCTATCGCTCGATAGCGACTGATTCCTCGGTCAGTACGACCGAAGAACCCAACGGGATTATGTAGATAGCAGTGGTCGTTTCGACCGATGGCGAGCAAGCGCGCGACGGTGACGTGTCCGGACTGCGGTCTCGAAGAGACGTTCACAAAACTCGGGACAGCACGGTCCTGCATCGAAGACCACCGCACGGAGACGGGCCACGAAGCGACGTGGGAGCTACACCAACTCGACGCGGGCGTCGAGCGCGCTGGCGACGACGCTGGTGTCTGTGGCCGACCGGGTTGTACGAACGAGAATTCACCTCTCGTTCAAGACGGCCGGTGAAAGTCGAGTAAGAAATGAAAATCGAGTAAGAGGTGAATGGCGAAGGGCGGAAACTGTAGGTTGTAGTGAACGAAAAGAGACACACCACGTTTCCAGTGAAATTCGCATTTTGGGTGGGTGGGACGAGTGCCAGCGTTTCGGAGTCGTGCGACCCAGAAACGCTGGCACCGATTCACTGGAAACGTGGTGTCAATGAGTGACTTCAACGACCTCTTTTCTCGGGAAGACCTAATCTTCGCCGACGAGGAACTCCTCGAAATCAACCACCTTCCCGACGACGACGACCGTATCGTCGGCCGCGGCGACGAGATTCAATCGCTTGCGAACGCGCTCAATCCGGCGCTCTTCGGCCAGTCCCCGAGCAACGTCCTCCTCTACGGCAAGACCGGCACCGGCAAATCACTCCGTGCGAAACACGTCTCGCGGCAACTCGTCCCCGAGGCGGCGCGCGACGGCATCACCGTCGGCAGAGCCTACGTCGATTGCGCCCAAGACACGACCGAGACGAAAGCCGTCTAGACCATCGCGCACAGTCTCAACACCGACGATACCGACATCTCCATCCGGAAAAGGCATCTCCACCTCGACCTACTACAAGCGACTCTGGCGCATTCTCGACGGCGAGTACGACGTGGTGGTCATCATCCTCGGCGAAATCGACAACTCGAAGACGACGCGATTCTCGTGCAACTCTCGCGGACAAACTCGGCCACTGCAAACTCGGCACTATCGGAATCAGCAACAAAATCAAGTACAAAGACCGGATGGACGAGCGAGTCAAGTCGAGTCTCTGCGAACGCGAGTTCGTCTTTCCGCCGTACGACGCGACTCAGCTCCGGGCCATCATGGAGGCCCGCGACGACGCTCCAGACGATTCAGTCGCTCGTGGAGCGAATCGAGGTGGACCGCGACGTGATGTCGTACGTCGTGGACATCACGCGCGAGACGCGCTCGGACGCACGGACGCAGGTCGGCGTCTCCCCGCGGGGCACTCAACGGCTCTTCGAGACGGCGAGGACTCGCGCGCTACTCGACGGCCGGGAGTACGTCGTCCCCGACGACGTGAAAGCGGTCGCTCGCCCGGTCGTGGCCCACCGACTCGTGCTGACCGCGGACGCCCGCGTCGAGGAGACGACCCGCGACGAGGTGGTCGGTGACATCCTCTCGGCGGTGTCGGTGCCGACGGTCGAACGGCGAGCGTAGCCGCGGAACGCGACTCCGGCGCACAGAGCGCGCTCTGCCTGTCTCGGCTATCGCCGCTTCTCGCGCGCGAAATACTAACCTATAATACTGTATACTAATTTCGATAGGAACTGGCTCGCCTACTCGTGGAGTGCCACGCTGAGCAGGACGATGGCGAGGACGAGCAGTGCGAGCGCCGGGAGAGAGAGACCGGTCGAACCCACCCCGTCCACGAGTTCGCCCGTCAGGACCGCCCCGCCGCCGACCACGCCCGCGCCGACCGCGTGGACGCCCTCGGTGCGCCACGTCGAGGCGGCCCGGCCCAACTGCTCGCCGACGTTGATGGCGTGTTCGCCGATGTCCCACCCGACGACGGCCACCGCCGCGCCAGCGACGAGTGTCCCGGCCGGGACCGCCCGGAAGATTCCCGCGACCAGTACCCCGACCAAGACGAGTCCAGCGCCGAGTTTCACCAGTCTGCGCGACCCGCGACCCCGCAGTGGGACCAGTCCGACGCCGAGCAGGAACACCCCGAGAAGACCGGGAAGCGCCCGCAGGATGCCGGGCAGGTCGCCAGCCATCACCGCGCCCGCGGGGACGCCGAGAAGCGCGACGACGCCGCCGACGCCGAGCGCGAGCAACGACAGAAATCGCCGCCCTCGGGACCGGAGTTCGTCGCCCACGGCCATCGCCCCTTGACCCGCGAGAACGACGCCGACCGCCGGACCGCCGGGACCGCCGACGAGAACGGTGCCGAGAGCGAGCGCGAACGCCGCGAGCGCGGCACTCGGACGCGTCGGTCGCCGTCTAACGGCGACCGACGCGCCGTCGCGCGCTACCGATTTCTCCGTCACAGCGCCCCCGTTCCCCGGCTTTTGCGACCGCCGCGGCGAGTCCGTCGTCGGCCGACCAGTCCACGACCGGAATCT
It encodes:
- a CDS encoding right-handed parallel beta-helix repeat-containing protein; amino-acid sequence: MRNVSNREIIVTLVVLSLGLSAGVTIVAGSSDLMYVEDDISEDTTWTAAGGPYRIAADVTVEKGTTLRIEPGAVVQSAEDITIAVEGNLTAEGTASEPVTFTTAPQAPAEIRWASIEYDGASDSRLSLSHVTIERATNGITVASGAGKIALSETTVRNVERNGIRVADTSNTPKITVEDSAFAEIGERAVALTPGTGTVRESDVAAQSNDLGEQTMHRATATFVADVTMDSFRVGYRGHGNASGVKRGSIKRLGIDTDGDERVDRSLKPAVRTVGHPGSNAFRIRFNRSVTVPAGATLVAIYGGVTNPETYGTYPVAVSFERAGVEQTAGTRIPFDIYSSAGQRFGSEDAKPSRTGRLSITGTTFDAIGDRGVFVAADAARRLRIAGNSFADVRGTAVAVRGERVGSVVLDGNDISALGEEADGLRVATQEVESLEIRENNVSGADAGIAFVASNRNVGGVTVASNTVARSTTGLRVRHDARYFDQDVSLTVLNNTFANNARRGVSVVAEDARLAGFEVRGNRITANGEAGMVLEGHRVEESRIADNRLAENRGDGLAIWTDTVMHNVSVAANRVLDNAGVGLRFDSQLTHAGRLSVTENVVAANAYGVRVSGSLGARILDNTVVHNTYGDGPPVGSPGYRPGTGIVVEEGDAGAIFEAGSVDPRLAELIDERMVEFSLERRPGDDYTVVLRPDEGAHIRRGDDSALAVEALPDDIPTGVTLGKDDDRRSGVVVRDNDVYGHDRGMVVNVSGLVDVNSTTRLLVNTTRTVVAERNYWGAPDGPTHASIHPEGTGDLVVTRRGWVDFVPMASSPFGPRRHRPTANLTVSPRPAVVGERVRLSGVESSDADGRVASYRFVVGGERRTVAEPAVSASFETNGTETVSLLVEDEMGVESEAPATVTVNVQNATATNETATNETTANATTQASETETDRQTTLSASADSGFVPGLTVFTTPGGLVGLVFYLAALVLGAYAAVQTVRDEPIPVEGMTINGLAGAGVLVWAGFGLVGTDGLLAVGVGGAVLWAGLVGVLWAVTQRL
- a CDS encoding lysine N(6)-hydroxylase/L-ornithine N(5)-oxygenase family protein, yielding MNSSSYDVIGIGLGPFNLSLAALIDGTDEEIDALFLEQKSEFSWHGDMLIEGSALQSSFIGDLVTPADPTNPHSFLNYLRKHDRFWEFFNYENFHIPRREYDKYCKWVSTRLDSCQFNRRVESVYDTGDGNFMVKARDPETGEETKHRCDDIALGVGSRPFVPESLRGHPSDDVFHTSLYLDQRERCLEADSITVVGSGQSSAEIFHDLLKRQEKADYRLDWLTRSDGFYPVDPSKLTRELRTPDYIEYFYDLPKETSDDRVAQQDLLYKGISPSTSAAIFDTLYRRSIHGDPDIGMLSKTEVEDIEARDDGRYRLTCNQWEEKERFQHDSEVVILATGYHRPTPEFLDPIESSIEFTEDDQFQVDRDYTVETDGLDGTLFVQNGALHAHGFNIADLSLGAYRNALIVNQLLGREEYSVNGGSRFQSFGTDQFLEESPNSEPISDD
- a CDS encoding amidohydrolase family protein, which translates into the protein MDSELEDITVYDTEVHSMTTHKDLFPYLDEDVREREKAGYMAHPERGPLPWDGWDRSAGGRIQWTPHPVSNPEEYEEKRKEFGVDVVVYSPGQFKLTQIPNAEKRVHYMWALNEYLVERFADPENQNFAKLLAIPEHPKESARIIEEYGDEPGVAGIFMIDVGPQYPLGHQQYEPMYEAAENQDLPIFLHSGSGLYPAFPTRDLNVETFMEYHTLTHPMAKMWHATSIIARGIPERYDIDWCFLEAGVSWIQFLRTRMDREYIERPSDAPEMNKLPSEYLSDFYYGLQPLEEQPRKPEDLQTIIEMNDLEDQLVLATDYPHMDFDAPASVFDHEGLTTEQKRKIAQDNPRELLNL
- a CDS encoding Rieske (2Fe-2S) protein codes for the protein MDESSAVPVGERDEFEDSEGQIIDVAGTDVAVFLSEGELHAIENTCPHQGGPLGDGKVEGDNVYCPWHGFEFDLTTGEHAHMDDMCVETYPVFVEDETVYVAVE
- a CDS encoding aminotransferase class IV, which translates into the protein MSELLYYVDGEIVPASEATVSVNDRGFKYGDAAFETLRAYDGDPFEWDRHYDRLQRTCDLLGIDHDYGSADLRQAIRETLEANGFSESYVRLSVTRGVHSGKLSPPADSSPTLVILVSELPRSGRKGEPVWDGPAEVETVETTRIPDSAVPSAAKTHNYLNGILARSESDADETLMLDQAGNVTEGATSNLFFCTDGVLKTPSLDGPVLPGITREVVLELAEERGIEVETDSYTPDDLRDADDAFLTNTTWEVRPVSSLDGQQFERSATTETIRDAFDARVESEYEE